The following coding sequences lie in one Enterococcus sp. 9E7_DIV0242 genomic window:
- a CDS encoding GlsB/YeaQ/YmgE family stress response membrane protein, producing MSWLWTLIVGAVIGSIAGSVTNKDKPSGCLFDIIAGLIGSSVGQALFGSWGPSLAGMAIVPSILGAAIVVIVVSALFGRNN from the coding sequence ATGAGTTGGTTATGGACATTGATCGTTGGCGCTGTTATTGGTTCGATTGCCGGATCTGTTACGAATAAAGATAAGCCGAGTGGCTGCCTATTTGATATCATTGCAGGTTTGATCGGCTCTTCTGTCGGACAAGCATTGTTCGGAAGCTGGGGACCAAGCCTTGCCGGGATGGCAATCGTTCCATCTATTTTGGGCGCAGCAATTGTTGTTATTGTTGTTTCAGCCTTGTTTGGCAGAAATAATTAA
- a CDS encoding arginine repressor, translating into MKKSDRQDIIKKIIVENEIETQEELLDCLKNEGFSFTQATISRDMRELNIVKSYTKEGRKKFTILAVDKNDSELEQKIRKTMNEYTQSIERVNFIVIIHTLPNGADVIANYMDERRFSEVVATVAGYDTLIIVTRSDKNADQFIAKLNTYLDE; encoded by the coding sequence ATGAAAAAAAGTGATCGGCAGGATATTATCAAGAAAATCATTGTTGAAAATGAGATAGAGACACAGGAAGAATTACTGGACTGTCTTAAGAATGAAGGGTTCAGCTTCACTCAGGCAACGATTTCAAGAGATATGCGTGAACTGAATATTGTGAAATCCTATACAAAAGAAGGAAGAAAAAAATTTACCATACTGGCTGTGGATAAAAATGATTCTGAATTAGAGCAAAAAATAAGGAAAACTATGAATGAATATACGCAATCGATCGAACGAGTAAATTTTATCGTAATCATTCATACTCTGCCTAATGGAGCGGACGTAATCGCCAATTATATGGATGAAAGAAGGTTTTCTGAAGTAGTAGCTACTGTCGCAGGATATGATACCCTAATTATTGTGACACGTTCAGATAAAAATGCAGATCAGTTTATTGCTAAGTTAAATACGTATCTTGATGAGTAA
- a CDS encoding YfcC family protein: protein MTTKKEKKEKKSISSFSILFIIIILLTVVSWLFAGQSFTPTIPAGGTEEVSQVVGAKISDLVMSPFNGFRDAIDICVFILILGGFLNIVNRTGALEAGIQHIVRKLKGNELVLIPILMILFSIGGSTYGMAEETIPFYSLLAVTMVASGFDTIVSVGTVMLGAGAGVIGSTVNPFATGVAMDALRSVGITPNTGTILAIGFVLWIVTTAYCIFCVMGYARKVKADKGSTILSLQEQKDMEESFEKTGAQNLEFTGKHKAILSVFAFSFAIMVISLIPWGSFGITIFDGWTSFLTGESFGDWYFGDLAMWFFLVSLVVSLIQGFSEKEIIDTFIDGVKDILSVVLIIVVARGASVIMQVTHLDLFILDKSAGLLQGLSPILFVIGAYALYLFLSFLIPSTSGLAYVSIPVMGALAHNIGLNPNVMVMIFTAGCGLVNLITPTSGVIMGGLEMSKINYSTWTKFMAKPLIVIGLSNLAILIAAMLFL, encoded by the coding sequence ATGACGACCAAAAAAGAGAAAAAAGAAAAAAAGTCCATTTCATCATTTAGTATTCTATTCATCATTATTATATTACTGACTGTCGTTTCCTGGCTGTTTGCGGGTCAGTCGTTTACACCTACTATACCAGCCGGAGGAACCGAAGAAGTCAGCCAAGTTGTTGGGGCAAAGATTTCTGATCTGGTAATGTCCCCATTTAATGGCTTTAGAGATGCCATCGATATCTGTGTATTCATTTTGATTCTAGGCGGATTTCTGAATATCGTGAATCGGACGGGTGCTTTGGAGGCTGGTATACAGCATATTGTGCGAAAGCTGAAAGGTAACGAACTAGTGTTGATCCCCATATTAATGATTCTATTTTCAATTGGTGGTTCAACCTACGGAATGGCAGAAGAAACGATTCCGTTTTATTCACTATTGGCCGTAACAATGGTTGCCTCAGGCTTCGATACGATTGTTTCAGTAGGAACAGTTATGTTGGGCGCCGGAGCTGGGGTTATTGGTTCGACAGTTAATCCATTTGCAACAGGGGTGGCAATGGATGCCCTTCGAAGTGTTGGCATTACGCCAAATACGGGGACTATTTTAGCAATAGGCTTTGTATTATGGATCGTGACAACAGCCTATTGTATCTTCTGTGTAATGGGCTATGCAAGAAAAGTAAAAGCTGATAAAGGGTCAACGATTCTTTCACTGCAGGAACAAAAAGATATGGAGGAATCATTTGAAAAAACAGGTGCTCAGAACCTAGAGTTTACGGGCAAACATAAAGCAATTTTGTCTGTTTTTGCCTTCTCATTTGCCATCATGGTTATTTCCCTTATTCCGTGGGGATCATTTGGCATCACGATTTTTGATGGCTGGACTTCTTTCCTTACCGGAGAAAGCTTTGGCGATTGGTATTTTGGTGATTTAGCTATGTGGTTCTTCTTAGTAAGTTTAGTTGTTTCATTGATTCAGGGATTTTCAGAGAAGGAAATTATCGACACCTTTATCGATGGGGTAAAAGATATTCTCTCCGTTGTTCTGATTATTGTTGTGGCACGTGGCGCTTCTGTAATCATGCAAGTCACTCATTTAGACTTATTCATTTTGGATAAATCTGCCGGATTGCTTCAAGGGCTGTCGCCGATTCTGTTTGTTATCGGAGCATACGCATTATATCTGTTCCTATCTTTCTTGATTCCATCTACCTCAGGTTTAGCCTATGTATCAATTCCAGTCATGGGTGCGTTAGCTCATAACATCGGCTTGAATCCAAATGTCATGGTTATGATCTTTACCGCCGGCTGTGGATTAGTTAACTTGATTACACCGACTTCAGGCGTTATTATGGGCGGATTGGAAATGTCAAAAATCAATTATTCCACATGGACAAAATTCATGGCCAAGCCGCTTATTGTCATAGGTCTTAGTAACCTGGCGATCTTGATTGCGGCAATGCTGTTTCTTTAG